The proteins below come from a single Chlorogloeopsis sp. ULAP01 genomic window:
- a CDS encoding DHH family phosphoesterase: MQWILASDEKPPEWFLQAIKQYTPTSSGNFASQLLWQRGIRDALQVRAFVNPKAYQPASPFEFGQEMQLAVERLQRAWETGEKIAIWGDFDADGITSTAVLWDGLGQFFAQNTQLIYYIPNRLTESHGLNCQGIDNLAKHGCTLIVTCDTGSTNIDEIAYAQQLGLDIIVTDHHTLPPERPPVTAIINPRYLPSDHQLFNLSGVAVAYKLVEAFYQTLPNVPQQPLEDLLDLVAVGLIADLVQLSGDCRYLAQLGIERLQEDFKQPQSLRRRPGVGRLLELCQKSGDRPTDISFGLGPRINAVSRIQGDASFCVELLTSRDPKRVNQLAEVTELANSRRKSLQKEVVEQVKQKLNQMDLSTTSVIVLSDSQWAVGVLGLVAGQVAQETGKPTILLSTESDTETEEDKGTRGQGDKEKNSSPTPPPLLARGSARSINSVDLYQLVKNQAHLLHRFGGHPYAAGLSLSVGNIPLFTEAINQQLRQTLGGITLTPTIQADLVVSVADLGKELFLELKLLEPCGMGNPVPKLLIQNCWFENAWHRNQQDWQGKKVQYIKTEFDIRDDSTKNPFPGIWWGHYKDELPSGQCDCIAELDYNTFKKRYEIRLIAVRPSEQFARVTQQSIPILDWRNIVTPSFTPPHPLLLKECPTSWDDLRAWLRRSHHNQQPLAIAWSKPEHQPPEQIWLTFVGIAKYLSRTNQIVKRVQLLQKLGISNSSLHLGFKALRYLGFTVQRQDLYLQISQDTNPDSTLAEAAIFQFLAAVREEQFQHQYFAEVPLSTIVAIAVQSNIQAR; this comes from the coding sequence ATGCAGTGGATTCTTGCATCAGATGAAAAACCACCTGAGTGGTTCTTACAAGCGATTAAGCAGTATACACCTACATCAAGCGGCAATTTTGCGTCGCAGTTGTTATGGCAACGAGGTATACGAGATGCTTTGCAAGTGAGGGCTTTTGTCAATCCAAAAGCTTATCAACCAGCAAGCCCATTTGAGTTTGGGCAAGAAATGCAACTGGCGGTGGAACGGTTGCAAAGGGCATGGGAAACTGGTGAAAAAATCGCGATTTGGGGAGACTTCGATGCTGATGGTATTACTTCCACGGCTGTACTGTGGGATGGTTTGGGACAGTTTTTTGCTCAAAATACACAGTTAATTTACTACATTCCCAATCGCCTCACAGAATCTCACGGACTTAACTGTCAAGGCATTGATAATCTAGCTAAACATGGCTGCACATTGATTGTAACTTGCGATACGGGCAGCACAAATATTGATGAAATTGCTTATGCTCAACAGCTAGGTTTAGATATTATTGTTACAGACCACCATACCCTGCCACCGGAACGTCCTCCTGTCACTGCTATTATCAATCCCCGCTATTTGCCAAGTGACCATCAATTATTTAATCTTTCTGGAGTAGCAGTGGCTTATAAATTGGTGGAGGCTTTTTATCAAACCTTGCCAAATGTTCCGCAACAACCTTTAGAAGATTTACTGGATTTAGTAGCTGTGGGACTAATTGCTGATTTAGTGCAGCTGAGTGGAGATTGTCGCTATTTGGCGCAGTTGGGAATTGAGCGACTGCAAGAAGATTTTAAGCAACCTCAGTCACTGCGACGGCGTCCGGGAGTAGGGCGATTGTTAGAATTGTGTCAGAAAAGTGGCGATCGCCCCACAGATATTTCCTTTGGTCTTGGGCCACGCATTAATGCCGTTAGCCGCATTCAAGGCGATGCCAGCTTCTGCGTAGAATTACTGACTAGCCGCGACCCCAAGCGTGTCAATCAACTAGCAGAAGTCACAGAATTAGCCAACTCTCGCCGCAAGTCTCTACAAAAAGAAGTGGTAGAGCAAGTTAAGCAAAAGCTTAACCAAATGGACTTATCCACGACTAGTGTCATAGTCTTATCAGATTCCCAGTGGGCTGTTGGTGTTTTGGGCTTAGTCGCAGGGCAAGTAGCACAGGAGACAGGAAAACCGACAATTTTGCTGAGTACGGAATCTGACACGGAGACAGAAGAGGACAAGGGGACAAGGGGACAAGGAGACAAGGAGAAGAATTCTTCTCCCACTCCCCCTCCTCTTCTCGCCCGTGGTTCTGCCCGTTCCATCAACTCAGTCGATTTATACCAACTAGTAAAAAACCAAGCCCATCTTTTGCATCGCTTTGGCGGACACCCCTATGCAGCAGGTTTAAGTTTGTCAGTTGGAAATATTCCTTTATTTACAGAGGCAATTAACCAGCAACTGCGGCAAACTTTAGGAGGCATAACGCTGACACCAACAATCCAAGCAGACTTAGTGGTGTCAGTAGCAGATTTGGGAAAAGAATTATTTTTGGAACTAAAACTGCTAGAACCCTGTGGCATGGGTAACCCTGTGCCGAAATTACTGATCCAAAACTGCTGGTTTGAAAATGCTTGGCATCGCAACCAACAAGATTGGCAGGGAAAAAAAGTACAGTACATTAAAACTGAGTTTGATATTCGAGATGATTCAACAAAAAATCCTTTCCCTGGGATATGGTGGGGACATTATAAAGATGAATTACCATCGGGGCAATGTGATTGCATTGCAGAGTTAGATTACAATACCTTCAAAAAACGTTACGAAATTCGATTAATTGCTGTACGTCCGAGTGAGCAATTTGCAAGAGTAACTCAACAATCTATACCAATCTTAGACTGGCGTAATATCGTCACTCCCTCCTTCACCCCCCCTCATCCCCTTCTCCTCAAAGAATGCCCCACAAGCTGGGACGATTTACGGGCATGGTTGAGGCGATCGCATCATAACCAGCAACCTTTAGCGATCGCATGGTCGAAACCAGAACACCAACCACCGGAGCAAATTTGGCTGACGTTTGTAGGAATTGCTAAATATCTCAGCCGCACAAATCAAATAGTCAAGCGTGTTCAACTTTTACAGAAATTAGGAATCAGCAACTCTAGCTTGCATTTGGGTTTCAAAGCTTTAAGATATCTAGGTTTTACAGTTCAACGACAAGACCTTTATTTGCAAATTAGCCAGGATACAAACCCTGATTCAACTCTTGCAGAAGCTGCCATTTTCCAATTTTTAGCTGCTGTCCGCGAAGAACAATTCCAACACCAATATTTTGCTGAAGTGCCTCTATCGACAATTGTAGCGATCGCAGTTCAGTCTAATATTCAAGCAAGGTAA
- a CDS encoding protein phosphatase 2C domain-containing protein, whose translation MENDAATLYCPNENCQALNPLTHNFCQRCSTPLPKRFLWAVTDGLNLGQRGDILDDRYLVINRSIVLDTKPGYLPQTPDPDKLHAIRPYLRLFSYRLHIPQVYGILPLFDGQQEREILLLEKSPIKITDVTALSEVDLYSEFTSAWCNATSMRQLNWLWQIAHLWQPLASEGVGSSLLNSQLLRVEGSLIRLLELPSPQDFVPSLSELGEFWQQLQPGAKSAIAEFVSEICHYLINKDIQAPEQLIRVLDKGLAELGQAQSPKITIATKSDTGPSRQRNEDACYPQSGSIITKPPHSCALTIVCDGIGGHEGGNVASNLAIDTIQHQVQELTKVPYDHIDPILLLEDLQRAAAVANDKISQRNDSESRQGRQRMGTTLVMALPVGHEIYIAHVGDSRAYWITPYGCYQVTLDDDVASREVRLGYAIYRDAVQQGASGSLVQALGMSPSSSLHPSAERFLVDEDCIFLLCSDGLSDFDRVEQYWDTEILPLLQAKTDIASITERLIEIANTVNGHDNVTVSLVHYQVQYSEPETKLAKVLPEFFSISAVTKASSPTLQIKPEGFSYNQKTQVIPDTAPSKRSQVPLQLVIISVLVLLGGFVGYLLRQGGYLKGKVPDSPPITSTIPPVTVTSPPPVASDRAALIQTANEISFTTIDSSSKSVIVPAGSVLQILNDIQQTNPKSWVYLRVCSVGEGVTLSTNPSNPLSTPIAKKPMVKQGQEVRIQLAEFNLLPNISTPAPKINQCLASNTAVTAGEEPSSVESTPTLKPENKVPTSRY comes from the coding sequence ATGGAAAATGATGCGGCTACGCTCTACTGCCCAAATGAAAATTGTCAGGCTCTCAATCCTCTTACCCACAACTTCTGCCAGCGATGCTCTACACCCTTACCTAAACGCTTCCTTTGGGCTGTCACAGATGGATTGAACTTGGGTCAAAGGGGAGATATATTAGATGATCGCTATTTAGTCATAAATAGATCTATTGTTTTAGATACCAAACCTGGTTATTTACCTCAAACACCAGATCCAGACAAATTACACGCTATTAGACCTTATTTAAGACTATTTTCCTACCGCTTGCATATACCGCAGGTATACGGAATCTTGCCACTTTTTGATGGACAGCAAGAACGAGAAATACTACTTTTAGAAAAATCTCCAATTAAAATTACAGACGTTACAGCCTTAAGCGAAGTAGATTTGTATAGCGAATTTACCTCTGCTTGGTGTAATGCTACATCAATGCGCCAACTAAATTGGCTTTGGCAGATAGCGCATCTGTGGCAACCCCTAGCAAGTGAGGGCGTTGGTTCTAGCTTGTTGAACTCCCAATTATTGAGAGTGGAAGGATCGTTAATTCGGTTGCTAGAATTACCATCACCTCAGGATTTTGTCCCAAGCTTATCTGAGTTAGGCGAATTTTGGCAACAATTGCAGCCAGGAGCAAAAAGTGCGATCGCCGAGTTTGTTAGCGAAATTTGTCATTATTTAATTAACAAAGATATACAAGCCCCAGAGCAATTAATTAGAGTTTTAGATAAAGGACTGGCAGAACTAGGGCAAGCCCAATCTCCGAAGATTACAATTGCAACTAAAAGCGACACAGGGCCAAGTCGCCAACGTAACGAAGATGCCTGTTATCCTCAAAGTGGTAGCATCATTACTAAACCACCCCACTCCTGTGCTTTGACAATAGTTTGTGATGGCATTGGTGGACATGAGGGTGGCAATGTAGCATCGAATTTAGCAATTGACACTATTCAACATCAGGTACAGGAACTGACTAAAGTTCCTTACGACCATATAGATCCTATTCTCCTACTAGAAGACTTACAACGGGCAGCAGCTGTTGCTAACGATAAAATCAGCCAGCGCAACGACAGTGAAAGTCGCCAAGGACGCCAACGGATGGGAACAACCCTAGTGATGGCTTTACCCGTTGGGCATGAAATTTATATTGCTCATGTTGGCGATAGTCGTGCTTATTGGATCACACCTTACGGTTGCTATCAAGTTACCCTCGATGACGATGTCGCCTCCCGTGAAGTACGCTTAGGCTACGCAATTTACCGGGATGCCGTGCAACAGGGTGCTTCTGGTTCTTTGGTTCAGGCGTTGGGTATGAGTCCTAGCAGTTCATTGCATCCCTCTGCCGAACGTTTTCTTGTTGACGAAGATTGTATTTTCCTGCTGTGTTCTGATGGTTTGAGTGACTTTGACCGCGTCGAACAGTATTGGGATACAGAAATTTTACCCCTACTGCAAGCAAAGACTGACATAGCAAGTATTACAGAGCGGTTGATCGAGATAGCAAACACCGTAAATGGACATGATAATGTCACAGTTTCTTTAGTACACTATCAAGTTCAATACTCTGAACCAGAAACCAAATTAGCAAAAGTCTTGCCTGAGTTTTTTAGCATTTCAGCAGTAACAAAGGCTTCGTCTCCAACTCTACAAATTAAGCCAGAGGGTTTTAGCTACAACCAAAAAACTCAAGTAATTCCTGATACTGCACCTAGTAAGCGTTCTCAAGTACCACTACAGCTAGTTATTATTTCAGTATTAGTACTCCTTGGTGGTTTTGTCGGATACTTGTTGCGCCAAGGAGGATATTTAAAGGGGAAAGTTCCTGATTCTCCACCAATTACAAGCACTATTCCTCCTGTTACTGTCACCTCACCACCACCTGTGGCAAGCGATCGCGCCGCGCTGATTCAAACTGCAAATGAAATATCATTTACTACAATTGACTCATCTTCAAAATCGGTAATTGTTCCAGCTGGTAGTGTGTTGCAGATTCTCAATGATATTCAACAAACAAATCCAAAATCTTGGGTGTACTTGCGAGTCTGCTCTGTGGGAGAAGGAGTTACTCTATCTACAAATCCATCCAATCCCCTATCAACTCCCATCGCTAAAAAACCGATGGTAAAGCAGGGACAAGAAGTTAGGATACAATTAGCCGAGTTTAATTTATTGCCAAATATTTCTACACCCGCACCTAAAATTAATCAATGCCTAGCAAGTAATACTGCTGTCACTGCTGGGGAAGAGCCATCATCCGTTGAGTCTACTCCTACACTTAAACCTGAAAATAAAGTTCCAACATCAAGATATTAA
- a CDS encoding GNAT family N-acetyltransferase, with protein sequence MLPQEFDAVYVRELGIDDIAPVYHLGEELFTSDLYPYLYRCWDEWEVIGLYNTDPEYCLVAEIDGQLAGFILGTIITKASWTYGYILWLGVSPRFQRRRVGDKLVDTVIARMIEDGARFMLVDTDPENDSAVKFFARKGFGNIRQHIFLSMNLSRHEHYGRLIDYERQKAERAGYKRSRPIRTRKPEGVASEVALNALISESHITDEQTPV encoded by the coding sequence ATGCTTCCACAAGAATTTGATGCGGTTTATGTCCGTGAATTAGGAATTGACGATATAGCCCCCGTTTATCATTTAGGAGAAGAATTATTTACTAGTGATTTATATCCCTATCTATACCGTTGCTGGGATGAGTGGGAGGTGATTGGACTTTACAATACCGATCCAGAATACTGTCTCGTTGCCGAAATCGACGGGCAATTAGCAGGATTTATTTTAGGAACTATTATTACTAAGGCTTCTTGGACTTACGGATATATTCTATGGTTAGGAGTTAGTCCCAGATTCCAGCGTCGCCGAGTAGGAGACAAACTTGTTGATACAGTTATCGCCCGCATGATTGAAGATGGGGCGAGATTCATGTTAGTAGACACCGATCCAGAAAATGATTCAGCAGTCAAGTTTTTTGCCCGCAAAGGTTTTGGTAATATTCGCCAGCATATTTTCTTGTCGATGAATCTAAGCAGACATGAGCATTATGGCAGACTCATTGATTACGAGCGCCAAAAAGCTGAAAGGGCTGGTTATAAACGCTCTCGCCCAATCCGCACTCGCAAACCCGAAGGCGTTGCCAGTGAAGTTGCCCTCAATGCCTTAATCAGTGAATCTCACATCACTGATGAACAAACACCAGTTTAA
- a CDS encoding response regulator transcription factor, which produces MSAQLLLVDDEPGLREAVKDYLQESGFSVQVASNAREGWELMQQSMPDLVISDIMMPQVDGYQFLKQLREDPRFQLLPVIFLTAKGMTTDRIQGYQAGVDAYLPKPFDPDELVAIVENLLARRATKTQTTTEDGETPDIADLANQIAQIKALLTQKNALTQSPPPFTIDLTPREQSVLNLVAEGLMNKEIARRLDTSVRNVEKYVSRLFSKTGTNSRTELVRFALEHGLAK; this is translated from the coding sequence ATGTCAGCACAACTGTTACTGGTAGATGATGAACCGGGATTGCGTGAAGCAGTGAAAGATTATCTACAAGAAAGCGGTTTCAGCGTTCAAGTCGCCAGTAACGCTCGCGAAGGCTGGGAATTGATGCAACAAAGTATGCCTGACCTTGTGATTTCTGACATTATGATGCCTCAGGTAGATGGATATCAGTTCCTCAAGCAATTGCGCGAAGATCCTCGTTTCCAGTTATTGCCAGTGATTTTTCTTACGGCTAAAGGTATGACAACCGATCGCATCCAAGGTTATCAAGCTGGAGTGGATGCTTATTTGCCCAAACCCTTCGATCCAGATGAATTAGTCGCAATAGTTGAAAACTTGCTTGCTCGCCGCGCTACCAAAACTCAAACTACGACCGAAGATGGCGAAACACCTGATATTGCCGATTTAGCGAATCAGATTGCTCAAATTAAGGCATTATTAACTCAAAAAAATGCGCTTACTCAATCTCCACCACCTTTTACAATTGACTTGACCCCCAGAGAACAAAGTGTTTTAAATTTGGTAGCAGAAGGGTTAATGAATAAAGAAATAGCCAGGCGCTTGGATACTAGTGTTCGCAATGTTGAAAAGTATGTCAGCCGCTTGTTTAGTAAAACTGGTACAAATAGCCGTACTGAACTAGTTCGTTTTGCCCTCGAACACGGTCTTGCCAAATAA
- the ctpB gene encoding carboxyl-terminal processing protease CtpB produces the protein MKQSTKRYSLLQVALIGGAIASTATLSVFGTVWCRSVRAALQDSPKQVVDQVWQLVNREYVDGSFNKKNWQAIRLSLLSKEYTTREQAYTAIREALQQLNDPYTRFMDPKQFEALTSQTSGEVSGIGIRMEMNEKTKRLTVVEALENSPAIKAGVKPGDEIVAINGKSTLQMKIEDASKLIRGRAGTIITLRLQRDGQNAFDLKLTRATIEVPTVRYALKQEGNRRVGYIRLREFSGHAADQMRRAIRDLNSKQVNGFVLDLRGNPGGLLQASIEIARMWLNDGPIVRTVDRKGASDQTKANQTALTNRPLVVLVDNNSASASEILAGALKDNKRATVIGTQTFGKALVQSVHELADGSGVAITIAHYYTPQGTDISHKGIAPDIKLDLTEEQQRQLASNPDLLGTRNDPHYNRALAILSSNHFAQPLQNQPSQKPISARANDLRF, from the coding sequence ATGAAACAATCTACAAAACGGTACTCGCTGCTGCAAGTAGCTTTGATTGGAGGGGCGATCGCTTCCACAGCTACTTTATCTGTATTTGGAACAGTTTGGTGTCGTTCTGTTCGTGCAGCACTACAAGATAGCCCTAAACAAGTAGTTGACCAAGTATGGCAACTGGTAAATCGTGAATATGTAGATGGTTCGTTTAACAAAAAAAATTGGCAAGCAATAAGGCTCAGTCTCTTGAGCAAAGAATATACTACCCGTGAACAAGCTTACACCGCTATTCGCGAAGCTTTACAACAGTTAAACGATCCGTACACTCGGTTTATGGATCCTAAACAGTTTGAAGCCCTGACTAGCCAAACATCAGGAGAAGTCTCTGGCATTGGCATCAGGATGGAAATGAATGAAAAAACCAAGCGATTAACGGTTGTAGAAGCTTTAGAAAATTCGCCAGCAATCAAAGCGGGAGTCAAGCCTGGAGATGAGATTGTGGCGATTAATGGTAAATCCACCCTGCAAATGAAAATCGAAGATGCTTCCAAGTTGATTCGAGGTAGGGCGGGTACAATTATAACCTTGCGCTTGCAAAGGGATGGGCAAAATGCTTTTGACCTAAAGCTGACACGGGCAACCATAGAAGTGCCTACGGTGCGTTACGCTCTCAAGCAAGAAGGCAATCGCCGTGTTGGTTATATCCGCTTACGAGAATTTAGCGGACATGCTGCCGATCAAATGCGACGAGCTATCCGCGATTTGAATAGTAAGCAAGTTAATGGCTTTGTATTAGATCTGCGCGGCAATCCTGGTGGTTTGTTGCAAGCGAGTATTGAAATTGCACGGATGTGGCTAAATGACGGCCCCATCGTTCGTACAGTAGATCGAAAAGGTGCCAGCGATCAAACTAAAGCAAATCAAACTGCTCTAACTAACCGTCCCCTCGTGGTGCTTGTGGATAATAACTCAGCTAGTGCCAGCGAAATCCTAGCAGGCGCACTTAAGGACAATAAACGAGCCACAGTCATTGGCACTCAAACCTTTGGTAAAGCCTTAGTACAATCAGTACATGAATTAGCAGATGGTTCTGGCGTGGCAATCACCATTGCCCATTATTACACTCCTCAAGGAACAGATATTAGTCACAAAGGCATTGCGCCTGATATAAAACTAGATTTAACAGAGGAACAACAGCGTCAGTTAGCCTCTAACCCAGATTTATTGGGAACTAGAAACGATCCTCATTACAACCGTGCCTTGGCTATTCTCTCTAGCAATCACTTTGCTCAACCTTTGCAAAATCAACCATCCCAAAAACCAATCAGCGCTCGTGCTAATGATTTGCGATTTTAG
- a CDS encoding glycosyltransferase produces the protein MNELVHAITSDAFLPKVSLVIPIYNGEADLPELINCLLAQTYPNQRLEYLLVDNNSSDRTPVILQEIAEKFPSLIHIENENQIQSSYAARNKGIRTATGEIIAFTDADCRPQPEWLEVLIAPFMNLDIAIVVGEITSLSPKNLLEKFAERQETLSQKHTLTHKFCPYGQTANLAIRRQALQKVGLFRPYLDSGGDADICWRIQQENIGRLEFAPGAIVQHRHRNTLKELESQWRRYGRSNRYLHELYGVELMRDITLKECGYRLVRWLLKELPKDSIKILAGRASSTDLLNTPIGLFTAMARATGQREAKIPETAKIIEML, from the coding sequence ATGAATGAACTAGTTCATGCAATCACCAGTGACGCCTTTTTACCAAAGGTATCACTGGTTATTCCTATTTATAACGGTGAAGCTGATTTACCAGAGTTAATTAATTGCCTGCTAGCTCAAACTTATCCAAATCAACGACTGGAATATTTGCTGGTAGACAATAACAGTAGCGATCGCACTCCTGTGATCTTGCAAGAAATTGCCGAAAAATTTCCCTCACTCATTCATATAGAGAACGAAAACCAAATTCAAAGTTCCTATGCCGCCCGCAACAAAGGTATTCGTACCGCCACTGGCGAAATCATAGCCTTTACTGATGCTGACTGTCGTCCACAGCCAGAATGGTTAGAAGTATTAATTGCACCTTTTATGAATCTTGATATAGCGATCGTTGTCGGTGAAATTACGTCTCTATCTCCAAAGAACTTACTAGAAAAATTTGCCGAGCGCCAAGAAACTCTGTCGCAAAAACATACCCTTACCCATAAGTTTTGTCCCTATGGACAAACAGCAAACTTAGCAATTCGACGACAAGCGTTGCAAAAAGTGGGTTTATTTCGTCCCTATCTTGATTCTGGTGGCGACGCGGATATCTGTTGGCGAATTCAACAAGAAAATATTGGGCGCTTGGAATTTGCTCCGGGAGCGATCGTGCAGCATCGCCACCGTAACACACTTAAAGAATTAGAAAGTCAATGGCGACGCTATGGGCGTTCTAACCGCTATTTGCATGAGTTATACGGCGTGGAGTTAATGCGGGATATTACACTTAAGGAATGCGGTTATCGGTTAGTGCGTTGGTTATTAAAGGAATTACCAAAAGATAGCATCAAAATTTTGGCTGGTAGAGCTTCATCGACAGACTTATTAAATACTCCCATTGGTTTGTTTACTGCTATGGCGCGTGCCACCGGACAAAGGGAAGCCAAAATACCGGAAACAGCAAAGATAATTGAAATGTTGTAA
- a CDS encoding GAF domain-containing protein, which yields MFWADHVGLQRFYKGWKVLIGQKPTDRKTRLTLSLQKELEWVKEYLSVDTVTFLMPVQNHQQLAVYATIGLEEEIVQQIRIPVGQGFAGHIAATMKPVTVNNLSEIEIVSPILRHKKLKSLVGIPIPIKGNMIGVLHIGSYKSHLFTEYDLQQLQLVGHRISWMIKDSGVLNFEYSHRNQEHCLKTIGCNIRQLFASSYYTLKEQVLTFAAYAQTYLHSKQGKVQFYH from the coding sequence ATGTTCTGGGCAGACCATGTTGGTTTACAAAGATTCTATAAAGGTTGGAAGGTATTGATAGGTCAGAAACCGACTGATAGAAAAACACGACTGACTCTATCCCTACAGAAGGAGCTAGAGTGGGTAAAAGAGTATTTGTCTGTAGATACTGTTACGTTTTTGATGCCAGTCCAAAACCATCAACAGTTAGCTGTGTACGCCACAATAGGGCTTGAGGAAGAAATTGTACAGCAAATCCGTATTCCTGTTGGACAAGGGTTTGCCGGTCACATTGCCGCAACCATGAAGCCAGTGACAGTGAATAACTTATCGGAAATAGAGATAGTAAGCCCTATTCTGCGCCACAAAAAGCTTAAATCTCTTGTCGGTATACCAATACCGATCAAAGGGAATATGATTGGAGTGCTGCATATTGGTAGTTATAAGTCTCATTTATTTACTGAGTACGATTTGCAGCAACTGCAACTAGTTGGGCATCGTATCAGTTGGATGATCAAAGATTCAGGAGTGTTAAATTTTGAGTACAGTCACCGTAATCAAGAACATTGCTTGAAAACAATCGGCTGCAATATTCGCCAACTCTTCGCGTCAAGTTACTATACTTTAAAAGAGCAGGTACTAACATTCGCAGCCTACGCTCAAACTTATCTACACTCTAAACAAGGAAAAGTCCAATTTTATCATTAG
- a CDS encoding YdcF family protein, translating to MNRKVQGSQVHLRKILVGKKWGFLRKIAIWLSLLLSIWLVFITITLVSASSKPVDALFVLGGSIRREIYVAKLTKYYPQTQILISQGSADPCIWLIFQRELAPMNNVTLEKCADSTFDNFYYGIPILRRWNVHKVMLITSPTHLPRAKWLGQILFGAHGMWMETEIVQELGIPGNREFWVKTGLDMTRSLLWAGLSQIIQPQCLEVKRLEDVDMETWQRQGFRCERQGNLNLQSGNRIKND from the coding sequence ATGAACCGTAAAGTTCAAGGTAGTCAAGTTCACCTTCGTAAAATCCTAGTAGGTAAAAAGTGGGGATTTTTACGAAAAATAGCGATTTGGTTGAGTCTTCTCCTTAGCATCTGGCTAGTGTTTATTACTATAACGTTAGTTTCAGCATCTTCCAAGCCAGTAGATGCCTTGTTTGTACTTGGTGGTAGTATTCGCAGGGAAATTTATGTTGCTAAATTAACAAAATACTACCCACAAACTCAAATTTTAATTTCTCAGGGTTCGGCAGATCCTTGCATTTGGCTAATTTTTCAAAGGGAATTAGCCCCAATGAATAATGTGACCTTGGAGAAGTGTGCTGATTCAACTTTTGATAATTTTTATTATGGTATCCCTATTTTGCGTCGCTGGAATGTGCATAAAGTCATGTTAATTACTTCCCCAACACACTTGCCAAGAGCTAAGTGGCTTGGACAAATTCTCTTTGGCGCACATGGAATGTGGATGGAAACAGAAATCGTCCAAGAGCTTGGAATTCCTGGTAATAGAGAGTTTTGGGTGAAAACTGGACTAGACATGACTCGCAGCTTATTGTGGGCAGGGCTAAGTCAGATTATTCAGCCTCAATGCTTGGAAGTAAAAAGATTAGAAGATGTGGATATGGAAACTTGGCAGCGTCAGGGTTTTCGCTGTGAACGGCAGGGAAATTTAAACTTACAAAGCGGTAATAGAATCAAAAATGATTAG
- a CDS encoding NAD(P)H-quinone oxidoreductase subunit M yields the protein MDDNPMLLKSTTRHIRIFAAELDRDGELVPSNQVLTLDVDPDNEFIWNEDALQKVYHKFDELVEAYSGADLIDYNLRRIGSDLEHFMRSLLQKGEISYNLTSRVTNYSMGLPQVAPE from the coding sequence ATGGACGACAACCCAATGCTCCTCAAGTCCACAACCCGACACATCCGTATTTTTGCGGCTGAACTAGATCGGGATGGCGAGTTGGTTCCCAGCAATCAGGTTTTAACGTTGGATGTTGACCCAGACAACGAATTTATCTGGAATGAAGATGCTTTGCAAAAGGTTTATCACAAATTTGATGAACTGGTGGAGGCATATAGTGGTGCAGACCTAATAGACTATAATTTACGTCGCATTGGCTCTGATTTGGAGCATTTTATGCGATCGCTTTTGCAAAAAGGTGAAATTAGCTACAATCTTACTTCCCGCGTCACAAATTACAGCATGGGACTGCCCCAAGTCGCACCTGAATAA
- a CDS encoding Npun_R1517 family heterocyst differentiation transcriptional regulator: MNSKALPRQINNIEVGVYECEIHLKFRLIEEKSLLGDREQLLQVLLDALTEGADDFLETLQASVKAQEISELKASPQMRRQLMRLRNSNENA, from the coding sequence ATGAACTCTAAAGCCTTACCACGTCAAATAAATAATATCGAAGTAGGTGTTTATGAGTGTGAAATACATCTGAAGTTCCGATTAATAGAAGAAAAAAGTTTATTAGGCGATCGCGAGCAATTGTTACAAGTGCTACTCGATGCTTTAACTGAAGGTGCTGATGACTTTTTAGAAACCCTACAAGCTTCTGTAAAAGCGCAAGAAATTTCAGAGCTTAAAGCTTCACCACAGATGCGACGCCAATTAATGCGTTTGCGAAATTCTAATGAAAATGCTTAA